From Paenibacillus sp. GP183, one genomic window encodes:
- a CDS encoding anti-sigma factor domain-containing protein: MLRAVPTTNRGVALGKDKVYVLTPDNQLIAIRKSDGVQVL; this comes from the coding sequence ATGCTAAGAGCGGTGCCAACAACTAACCGAGGAGTGGCTCTAGGAAAGGACAAGGTTTATGTCCTCACTCCAGATAATCAGCTAATTGCAATCAGAAAATCGGACGGTGTTCAAGTTTTATAA
- a CDS encoding PQQ-binding-like beta-propeller repeat protein: MVSFVLVYHVPCCTTGVRGFVSAYDAETGSKLWQFYKT, translated from the coding sequence GTGGTCAGTTTTGTTTTGGTTTACCATGTTCCCTGTTGTACGACTGGTGTCCGCGGATTTGTTTCAGCCTATGATGCGGAAACTGGAAGCAAGCTATGGCAGTTTTATAAAACTTGA